In Platichthys flesus chromosome 21, fPlaFle2.1, whole genome shotgun sequence, the following are encoded in one genomic region:
- the LOC133932761 gene encoding transmembrane protein 236-like, whose translation MGSGGTLKFALCEVLQFAGLCVPLFIVMQRFAVIVARVKTSAQPPGDASTAYWLIVASSIAYVTSTALLIWVPLKYMVFVKKKFLIGRKKWRPVALVYVVLSTLPCFAFLIASSEVQINNNMQYDMFTELPVSLVLFSLICIDVVERIRHCRLTGQANDMERDADIPSSVLTHVEQVTPVTPISPAVPGPAVPGQGGSTPMQPGANQLGDRNQNGAGARQETNGMPGNPGRPFSISGMSSPSVSSTAYRMSPYSYTGPLRFLSASDARADVFVDSFVFWLDTVEMVRVAGHPLVYHSGWVFPIYIFSYLSCLRVVVMPHSPLLSSLGVALQDLPFFFVRVCLIAFFGFVTPILYLMKNLLVCLAFVYFNFMTRLRIFNTERMFF comes from the exons ATGGGCTCGGGGGGTACGCTGAAGTTCGCCCTGTGCGAGGTTCTGCAGTTTGCAGGCCTGTGCGTGCCGCTCTTCATTGTCATGCAGAGGTTCGCCGTCATCGTGGCGAGGGTGAAAACCTCGGCGCAGCCCCCTGGAGACGCCAGCACGGCCTACTGGTTGATCGTGGCGTCCTCCATCGCCTACGTCACCTCCACTGCCCTGCTGATCTGGGTGCCCCTGAAGTACATGGTCTTCGTGAAAAAGAAGTTTCTCATTGGGAGGAAGAAGTG GAGGCCTGTTGCACTTGTGTACGTGGTCCTGTCCACATTGCCCTGCTTTGCCTTCCTTATCGCCAGCTCTGAG GTCCAGATAAATAACAACATGCAATATGATATGTTCACGGAGCTCCCTGTGTCACTagtcctcttctctctcatctgCATTGACGTTGTGGAGAGGATACGGCACTGCAGACTGACGGGCCAGG CTAATGACATGGAGAGAGATGCTGACattccctcctctgtcctcacacaTGTGGAGCAGGTTACACCAGTGACCCCTATCTCTCCAGCTGTGCCAGGGCCGGCTGTGCCCGGGCAAGGGGGTTCCACTCCGATGCAACCGGGGGCAAACCAGCTCGGGGACAGGAACCAGAATGGAGCAGGCGCTCGACAGGAGACGAACGGGATGCCAGGCAACCCTGGGAGACCATTTAGTATCTCTGGAATGAGCTCGCCATCAGTGAGCAGCACGGCGTACCGCATGTCTCCATACTCCTACACGGGCCCACTGAGGTTCCTGAGTGCCAGTGACGCCCGAGCGGACGTGTTCGTGGACAGTTTTGTGTTCTGGCTGGATACGGTGGAGATGGTGCGGGTGGCAGGACACCCCCTGGTCTACCACTCCGGCTGGGTGTTCCCCATCTACATCTTCAGCTACCTGTCCTGCTTGCGTGTGGTGGTCATGCCCCACAGCCCCTTGCTTTCCTCACTAGGAGTGGCTCTGCAGGACTTGCCCTTTTTCTTTGTGCGCGTCTGCCTCATTGCCTTCTTCGGCTTCGTCACACCCATCCTCTATCTGATGAAGAACTTGTTGGTGTGCCTGGCCTTTGTCTACTTCAACTTCATGACCAGGCTGAGGATCTTCAACACAGAGAGGATGTTCTTTTAA
- the LOC133932760 gene encoding collectin-12-like — MKDDFADEEEVQSFGYKRFGIQEGTQCTKCKNEWALKTSIALLYVLCTLLTIAVAALGYKVVQRVDSVSEGIANYGGKIVAVETDLKKLDDQTGEKSENTTTEIQTFKNNIWTLQRQLAAVEEHINSDQVKLSQLQNIGSDIQSTQGSIQGVQESNTATLRFVNGTLQSYGSIIDSLQEDTVQLQAELTQQVRLQNQALFSISKLNLTQAQQRGLIGALQRSVDDTSQAIQKMRSDFQNLEQTSRQTRSDAEWLRGKVEKLETLASNASTLARANNDGLDDVGSQLTLMTNQFQNTTSLAEAHDQTLREIMDQQRDFSNLTSTKFDRLEVRLDESEQSMDRVTGNISFTTQLLGAINLKLNDLRTCSLTVGRHSDFLLNLNSSVNDVRTEASGLRSQQEELAARVDKEVTNLSIVMEEMKLVDTKHSQLITNFTILQGPPGPRGPRGDRGSQGSSGQPGQKGEKGEKGGPGIQGPKGEKGIPGLPGYPGSKGPPGQTGNPGSKGTRGSGGRAGPPGGKGEPGSAGLPGRDGQSGPQGAQGPPGIRGSVGPAGEPGPRGLPGPLGPQGPAGPPGHPGIPSQVPSIPMEPVSLQDEAVAPTLWAPGCPAEWVNFRDKCYFFSKDLHSFDDARATCKSKSASLLIISDMEEQTWLQKQAFGKGYFWMGLTDREEENVWRWLDGTQPAFTKWKPGQPDNWGHGHETGEDCAGLIHEGLWNDFLCEDLISFICEMEAEALLLRSPGS; from the exons GCATCCAGGAGGGCACCCAGTGCACCAAGTGTAAGAATGAATGGGCGCTGAAGACCTCCATCGCTCTGCTCTATGTGCTGTGTACCCTCCTCACCATCGCTGTTGCTGCGCTGGGATATAAAG TGGTGCAAAGAGTCGACAGCGTGTCTGAAGGTATCGCAAACTATGGAGGGAAGATAGTTGCTGTTGAGACTGATTTGAAAAAGCTCG ACGATCAAACGGGAGAGAAGTCGGAGAACACCACCACAGAGATCCAGACTTTTAAGAACAACATCTGGACCCTTCAGAGGCAGCTTGCTGCAGTGGAGGAACACATCAACAGCGATCAAGTTAAGCTGAGTCAGCTGCAGAACATTGGCTCAGACATCCAGAGCACCCAGGGCTCCATCCAGGGCGTCCAAGAGAGCAACACAGCTACCTTACGCTTTGTAAATGGCACCCTTCAATCTTACGGCAGCATCATTGATAGTCTGCAGGAAGACACGGTCCAGCTGCAGGCGGAACTGACGCAGCAGGTGAGGCTCCAGAACCAGGCGCTGTTCagcatcagcaaacttaacctCACCCAGGCCCAGCAGAGAGGCCTCATCGGCGCTCTGCAGCGCTCAGTGGATGACACCAGCCAGGCCATCCAGAAAATGCGCAGTGACTTTCAGAACCTTGAGCAGACAAGCCGACAGACTCGCTCCGACGCCGAGTGGCTTCGGGGTAAAGTGGAAAAATTGGAAACCTTGGCCAGCAATGCCTCGACTCTGGCCAGGGCCAACAATGATGGCCTGGATGATGTGGGATCACAGCTCACTTTAATGACCAACCAGTTCCAGAACACCACCAGCCTGGCTGAAGCTCATGACCAGACCTTGAGGGAGATTATGGATCAGCAGAGGGACTTCAGCAACCTCACGTCCACCAAGTTTGACCGGCTGGAGGTTCGCCTGGATGAGTCCGAGCAGAGTATGGACCGCGTGACCGGCAATATCAGCTTCACCACGCAGCTCTTGGGCGCCATCAACCTGAAACTGAACGACTTACGCACTTGTTCCTTGACAGTAGGCCGTCACTCTGACTTCTTGTTAAACCTGAACAGTAGTGTGAATGACGTGAGGACAGAAGCATCAGGTCTGAGGTCACAGCAGGAAGAGCTGGCAGCCCGTGTGGACAAGGAGGTCACCAACCTCTCTATTGTCATGGAGGAGATGAAACTGGTGGACACCAAGCACTCGCAACTAATAACCAACTTCACGATTTTACAGG GTCCACCTGGTCCCAGAGGGccaagaggagacagaggatcTCAGGGGTCATCTGGTCAGCCTGGccaaaaaggagagaaaggggaaaagGGTGGTCCAGGGATACAAGGacccaaaggagagaagggtaTTCCAGGATTACCAGGTTATCCAGGGTCAAAAGGTCCACCAGGCCAAACTGGCAACCCTGGGTCCAAGGGCACCCGGGGATCAGGAGGCCGGGCTGGTCCTCCCGGAGGTAAAGGCGAGCCAGGTTCTGCCGGTTTGCCTGGAAGAGATGGACAGTCTGGCCCACAGGGGGCACAGGGCCCACCAGGTATCAGAGGCTCAGTGGGACCAGCTGGGGAGCCAGGGCCAAGGGGCCTGCCCGGACCACTGGGGCCTCAGGGGCCAGCAGGGCCACCGGGACATCCAGGGATCCCATCCCAGGTTCCATCAATTCCTATGGAACCTGTGTCTTTGCAGGATGAGGCAGTAGCTCCTACGCTGTGGGCCCCAG GATGCCCGGCTGAGTGGGTAAACTTCAGAGACAAGTGCTACTTTTTCTCCAAAGACCTGCACAGTTTCGATGACGCAAGAGCGACGTGCAAATCCAAATCTGCTTCGCTGCTGATCATCAGCGACATGGAGGAACAG ACTTGGCTACAGAAGCAGGCGTTTGGAAAAGGTTATTTCTGGATGGGTCTGAccgacagggaggaggagaatgtgTGGCGCTGGTTGGACGGGACTCAACCTGCTTTCAC GAAGTGGAAGCCGGGTCAGCCTGACAACTGGGGCCATGGGCATGAAACAGGAGAAGACTGTGCCGGGCTCATCCATGAAGGGTTATGGAACGATTTCCTCTGTGAAGATCTCATAAGCTTCATCTGTGAGATGGAAGCGGAGGCTC TTCTTCTACGATCGCCCGGATCATAG
- the mrc1a gene encoding macrophage mannose receptor 1, which yields MFPGSGLAVILCLLQALCITADIDSSSFLIFNENHNKCIRVESATSVVIAICDPHDKQQQFRWASNSRLLSLSLKLCLGTTEIKEWAKVAMFECDESSDLQHWQCKNETLFGLKDQDLHLNWGHRNERNLLIYQGSGHWSRWRLFGTRGDLCSKGYQEIFTIGGNSLGRPCLFPFKFEKKWFAECTKEGRSDGQLWCATERDYDEVKKWGFCPTQESSGWDTDPVTEVQYQRNTQSVLTWHQARKSCQQQGADLLSIVELHEQSYISGLTSTFGTSLWIGLNSLDFESGWQWSNGNPFRYLNWAPGHPSSEPGLTCATLNAAKASKWESSACTKKLGYICRKGNSTSLPPPPSKDQHSFCPSHWVPYAGHCYFLERSKKMWGDALAACHKEGGDLASIHNIEEQSFVISQSGYLRTDVLWIGLNDQKNQMLFEWSDHSHVTFTQWQTGEPSHATNLQEDCVLIGGKDGRWVDHMCEKSYGYICKKKASTKPPEGAEEDANPGCKLGSIRFGSYCYNIGAETKTFDDAKQTCSEAGAHLVDVGDRYESAFLVSLVGLRPEKYFWTGLTNTEDINTFRWTTNRKVAFTHFNVGMPARKQGCVAMKTGVFAGLWDVVTCSNKEKYICKKPAEGLQLTTVPPPTPALSCASGWFPVTTGNVCYQLFTRRGDLKKTWSEAHDFCKAIGGDLISIHSGQDLNNAELHFSDAAWIGFSSLDTSQGFVWSDGSPSNYDSWAFGEPNNYNDNEHCAEVQSYYGRHWNDRHCDSNNNWICQIRKGVTPNPEPVSVPTVYNTTKDGWLIYNDTQYFFNPDPLAMEAARVFCKKNFGDLVVITGESERKFLWKQILKASEGQYYIGMVVNLDHSFSWLDGSPVTYTAWEHNEPNFANNDENCVSIYKSMGYWNDINCGMELPSICKRSSSFVNTTMVPTTVPKGGCAPGWISFRGKCYKIVTGDDNNTWQNARTYCINQGGNLASIVSDSEQAFLTSQMLRYNENLWIGMNDVNWEMHFVWTDGRGISYTNWAKGHPASGPEGRYSVLDEVFDCVIMVGSVNKLKGFWKVDDCNTKKGFICKRNIDSQIVVPPTTVSPKTFYKLGNDSYKLVTQKMRWDEARRQCQADDADLASIMDPVAEASITLQISKHNEPVWIGLNSNVTGGRYKWVDGWSLSYTKWGKDEPKNNYGCVYMDVDKKWKTASCTENYYSLCKRSPDIAPTEPPQLPGSCPEPKSRRTWIPFRGHCYAFLSAQVDNWAHASVDCMRMGASLVSVQDPQEGEFIQQNLEMLQDIAKTFWIGLFKTHEGEWQWIDDSVLDYTNWNSGMPKSDSCVDIHSDTGLWSTNSCGRYRSYICKRPKVITPTEKPPSVAHVIEEASHGSAGMTVSVVLVVIAIFGLGAFLLFRNRILTSVSGESTFDNKLYFNNPIRALVDTKGLVANIEQNEHA from the exons ATGTTTCCCGGCTCAGGTTTGGCTGTGatcctctgtctcctgcaggcCCTCTGCATCACTGCTGACATAG ACAGCAGCTCCTTTCTGATTTTCAACGAGAACCACAACAAGTGCATTAGGGTGGAGAGCGCCACCTCGGTGGTCATAGCCATCTGTGATCCTCacgacaagcagcagcagtttcGTTGGGCCTCCAACTCGCGCCTCCTCAGCCTGTCCCTCAAGCTCTGTCTGGGGACCACGGAGATTAAAGAGTGGGCGAAGGTCGCCATGTTTGAATGTGATGAGAGCAGCGACCTCCAGCACTGGCAGTGCAAGAACGAGACTCTCTTTGGCCTAAAAGACCAGGACCTGCACTTGAACTGGGGCCACCGCAATGAGAGGAACTTACTGATCTACCAGGGCTCGGGGCACTGGAGTCGCTGGAGGCTATTTGGCACTCGGGGAGACCTTTGCTCGAAGGGGTATCAAG AGATTTTCACCATAGGGGGCAATTCGTTAGGACGCCCCTGTCTGTTCCCTTTCAAGTTTGAGAAGAAGTGGTTCGCTGAGTGCACGAAGGAAGGCCGATCGGACGGGCAGCTGTGGTGCGCCACAGAGAGGGATTACGATGAAGTGAAGAAGTGGGGCTTCTGTCCCACCcaag AGTCCTCAGGTTGGGACACGGACCCGGTCACTGAGGTTCAGTATCAGAGGaacacacagtcagtgttgACCTGGCATCAGGCGAGGAAGAGCTGCCAGCAGCAGGGAGCCGACCTGCTCAGCATCGTCGAGCTGCACGAGCAGTCGTACATCTCAG GGTTGACAAGCACTTTCGGGACATCTCTGTGGATTGGACTGAACTCCTTGGATTTTGAAAGCGGTTGGCAGTGGAGCAACGGAAACCCATTTAGATATTTGAACTGGGCCCCAG GTCACCCGTCATCAGAGCCTGGACTTACCTGTGCAACCCTCAACGCTGCAAAAGCCTCAAAATGGGAGAGCAGCGCCTGCACCAAGAAGCTCGGTTACATCTGTCGCAAAGGAAACTCCACCAGTCTGCCACCACCACCAA GCAAAGATCAGCACAGCTTCTGCCCCAGTCACTGGGTTCCTTACGCAGGTCACTGTTACTTCCTGGAGAGGAGTAAGAAGATGTGGGGGGACGCTCTGGCTGCGTGTCACAAAGAGGGCGGAGACTTGGCCAGCATCCACAACATAGAGGAGCAGAGCTTCGTCATATCTCAATCTGGATACT TGCGGACAGATGTGCTCTGGATTGGCTTGAACGATCAGAAGAACCAGATGTTGTTCGAATGGTCCGATCACTCCCACGTCACCTTCACCCAGTGGCAAACAGGCGAACCCTCTCACGCCACCAACCTCCAGGAAGACTGTGTCCTCATCGGAGGAAAG GATGGACGTTGGGTAGATCACATGTGTGAAAAGTCGTACGGGTACATCTGCAAGAAGAAGGCCTCCACGAAACCACCAGAGGGCGCCGAAGAGGACGCCAACCCTGGATGCAAGCTA GGCTCGATCAGGTTTGGTTCCTACTGTTACAACATCGGAGCCGAGACGAAAACTTTTGATGATGCAAAGCAGACGTGCTCCGAGGCCGGCGCACATCTGGTGGATGTGGGTGACAG ATATGAGAGCGCCTTCCTGGTCAGTCTGGTGGGTTTAAGGCCAGAGAAGTATTTCTGGACGGGTTTGACCAACACAGAAGACATAAACACTTTCCGATGGACGACCAATAGAAAGGTCGCCTTCACTCATTTCAACGTGGGAATGCCAG CTAGAAAACAGGGATGCGTTGCCATGAAAACTGGGGTCTTCGCCGGATTATGGGATGTGGTCACGTGCAGCAACAAGGAGAAATACATCTGCAAGAAACCAGCGGAGGGTTTGCAGCTGACGACGGTGCCGCCCCCCACCCCGGCCCTCAGCTGTGCCTCTGGGTGGTTCCCGGTCACCACGGGGAACGTCTGCTACCAG CTTTTCACAAGACGAGGGGATCTGAAGAAGACGTGGTCTGAAGCACATGACTTCTGCAAGGCCATCGGTGGGGACCTGATCAGCATCCACAGTGGGCAGGACCTAAACAATGCGGA GCTTCACTTCTCTGACGCAGCTTGGATTGGCTTCAGCTCCCTGGATACCAGTCAAGGTTTTGTGTGGAGTGATGGGTCCCCT AGCAACTATGACAGCTGGGCCTTTGGAGAACCGAACAACTACAACGACAATGAGCACTGTGCAGAAGTCCAGTCTTACTACGGACGCCACTGGAACGATCGGCACTGTGATTCCAACAACAACTGGATCTGCCAGATACGGAAAG GTGTGACCCCCAACCCGGAGCCTGTCAGTGTTCCAACAG TATACAACACCACAAAAGATGGCTGGCTCATATACAACGACACGCAGTATTTCTTCAACCCTGACCCCCTTGCCATGGAAGCTGCCAGAGTCTTCTGCAAAAAAAACTTTGGCGATCTTGTAGTCATCACgggggagagtgagaggaagttCCTCTGGAAACAG ATATTGAAAGCCTCAGAGGGACAGTACTACATTGGCATGGTGGTGAATTTGGATCATTCATTCAG CTGGCTGGACGGCAGCCCTGTAACTTACACTGCATGGGAACACAATGAGCCCAACTTTGCTAACAATGACGAAAACTGTGTGTCTATATACAAGAGCATGG GCTACTGGAACGATATTAACTGTGGGATGGAGCTTCCTTCCATCTGCAAAAGAAGCAGCAGTTTTGTCAACACAACGATGGTCCCCACCACGGTTCCTAAAGGAGGATGTGCACCAGGGTGGATTTCTTTTAGAGGAAAG TGCTACAAAATTGTCACGGGGGATGACAATAACACGTGGCAGAACGCCAGGACGTACTGCATAAACCAGGGAGGAAATCTGGCTTCTATCGTCAGTGACAGCGAGCAAG CTTTCCTAACATCACAGATGCTGAGATACAATGAAAACTTGTGGATCGGCATGAATGATGTGAACTGGGAGATGCACTTTGTGTGGACAGACGGTAGAGGCATTTCATACACCAACTGGGCAAAAGGACACCCAGCCTCTGGGCCGGAAGGACGATACTCAGTACTAGATGAG GTGTTTGACTGTGTGATCATGGTGGGCAGCGTCAACAAACTCAAAGGATTTTGGAAAGTGGATGACTGTAACACAAAAAAAGGCTTCATCTGCAAAAGAAACATCG ATTCCCAGATCGTGGTTCCACCCACCACCGTGTCACCGAAGACGTTCTACAAGCTCGGCAATGATTCCTACAAACTGGTGACGCAGAAGATGAGATGGGACGAGGCGAGGAGGCAGTGCCAGGCAGACGATGCAGACCTGGCCAGTATCATGGACCCTGTAGCTGAGGCTTCCATCACATTGCAGATTTCCAAGCACAATGAACCCGTGTGGATTGGCCTCAACAGCAATGTG ACTGGTGGTCGGTACAAGTGGGTCGATGGCTGGTCACTGTCTTACACCAAATGGGGAAAAGATGAGCCTAAAAACAATTACGGCTGTGTGTATATGGATGTGGACAAAAAGTGGAAGACTGCATCCTGCACTGAGAACTACTATTCCCTCTGCAAGAGGTCACCAG ACATCGCTCCCACAGAGCCGCCGCAGCTTCCCGGCAGCTGTCCGGAGCCGAAGAGCCGAAGAACCTGGATTCCTTTCAGAGGCCACTGTTACGCCTTCCTCAGCGCACAAGTGGACAACTGGGCCCATGCCTCCGTCGATTGCATGAGAATGG GTGCATCTCTGGTGAGTGTTCAGGACCCTCAGGAGGGTGAGTTCATACAACAGAACCTGGAGATGCTGCAGGACATAGCCAAAACCTTCTGGATCGGCCTCTTCAAGACCCATGAAG GTGAGTGGCAGTGGATCGATGACAGCGTTTTGGACTACACCAACTGGAATTCGGGGATGCCCAAGTCAGACTCGTGTGTAGACATCCATTCTGACACTGGACTGTGGAGTACGAACAGCTGCGGCAGATACAGGTCTTACATCTGCAAAAGACCAAAAG ttatTACACCGACAGAAAAGCCTCCATCTGTTG CACACGTCATCGAAGAAGCTTCTCATGGGTCGGCTGGCATGACCGTGTCCGTGGTGCTGGTCGTAATCGCTATTTTTGGACTCGGCGCCTTCCTCCTCTTCCGTAATCGGATACTCACAAGTGTCTCGGGAGAAAGCACCTTCGACAACAAGTTATATTTCAACAATCCGATCCGAGCCCTTGTGGACACCAAGGGTCTGGTGGCCAACATCGAGCAAAATGAACACGCGTAG
- the hacd1 gene encoding very-long-chain (3R)-3-hydroxyacyl-CoA dehydratase 1 gives MASSEEDGTVEEKENNNKKRTKSAVATAWLTFYNIAMTAGWLVLAISMMRFYVQRGTHKGLYRSIARTLKFFQTFALVEVGHCAIGIVRTSVIVTGVQVCSRIFMVWFITNSIRQIQNEESVILFLVVWTVTEITRYSYYTFNLLHHLPYFIKWARYNLFIVLYPLGVVGELFTIYAALPFVRRSGMYSMRLPNKYNVSFDYYYCLIAVMLSYIPLFPQLFFHMLRQRRRVLHGEVIVEKDV, from the exons ATGGCGTCCAGCGAGGAGGACGGCACGGtcgaggagaaggaaaacaacaacaagaagcgGACGAAAAGCGCCGTCGCCACCGCATGGCTCACCTTCTACAACATCGCCATGACCGCCGG GTGGCTGGTTTTGGCGATTTCAATGATGCGCTTCTATGTCCAGAGAGGCACACACAAGGGTCTGTACAGGAGTATAGCGAGGACACTCAAGTTCTTCCAGACCTTTGCATTAGTTGAG GTGGGACATTGTGCCATTG GAATCGTGAGGACGTCTGTGATTGTAACCGGGGTTCAAGTGTGTTCACGGATTTTCATGGTTTGGTTCATCACCAACAGCATCAGACAG ATCCAGAATGAAGAGAGCGTAATCCTATTCCTGGTTGTGTGGACGGTGACGGAGATCACCAGATATTCCTACTACACATTCAACCTGCTCCACCACCTGCCGTACTTCATCAAATGGGCCAG ATACAACCTCTTCATCGTCCTGTACCCTCTGGGAGTCGTCGGAGAGCTGTTCACCATTTACGCCGCTCTGCCGTTTGTGCGCAGGTCCGGGATGTACTCCATGAGGCTTCCCAACAAGTACAACGTGTCGTTCGACTACTACTACTGCCTCATCGCCGTCATGCTGTCCTACATCCCAC TGTTTCCTCAGCTGTTCTTCCACATGCTGCGGCAGAGGAGAAGGGTGCTTCATGGGGAGGTCATCGTGGAGAAGGACGTCTAG